A stretch of the Aminipila terrae genome encodes the following:
- a CDS encoding SLOG family protein: MRRNNKSICFIGNCSSKLPENEIKLQELKLRMYKEINNAIENNVDTFYFGALYGFELMCANLVLLRKKVINMQNPKRVKLIAIVPYEEQARNWKEEDREMYYSTLSQCDSVILIDKQYKEDCLVERNKYMVDHSSRIICYYNSCRGDKAYLLDYAKRKKFKITNLD, translated from the coding sequence ATGAGAAGGAATAATAAATCTATTTGCTTTATTGGAAATTGTAGTTCAAAGTTGCCGGAAAACGAAATAAAACTTCAGGAGTTAAAGCTGAGAATGTATAAAGAAATAAATAATGCTATTGAAAATAATGTGGATACATTCTATTTTGGTGCTCTTTACGGATTTGAACTTATGTGTGCAAATTTAGTACTTCTAAGGAAAAAAGTAATTAATATGCAAAATCCAAAACGTGTAAAATTAATTGCCATTGTTCCTTATGAAGAGCAGGCGAGAAATTGGAAAGAAGAGGACAGAGAAATGTACTACAGTACACTATCTCAGTGTGATAGTGTCATTCTTATTGATAAACAATATAAGGAAGACTGCTTGGTGGAGAGAAATAAATATATGGTAGATCACAGCAGCAGAATTATCTGCTATTATAACAGCTGCAGAGGAGATAAAGCTTATCTTTTAGACTATGCAAAAAGAAAAAAATTTAAAATAACCAATTTAGATTAA
- a CDS encoding response regulator, whose protein sequence is MTYRAIAIDDELASLNRFSRLIENEKRIELLDSFTVSGDALGFIENNSVDLIFLDIEMPDMNGIELAEKILSINPEVEIIFITAHESFALQAFHVYASGYLLKPVTCEDISNIINISIKRKNKKQLNEDVDNMLYVNSFGSVGCYVQRETQEGIKWRTSKCEELIIYLVEQNKAVSREKLIEDLWPDMSYDHAAKNLHVTCYNIRSELKLYNLEDVIVKRYGVYEINKNKVISDYWEFIDALNQTKGNKMDFENIDLLIKKYQLGYLNNKYYEWCNFVKEWMDIEVEKILYSILESCNNDNNFEKAIDILLKIISINDCDDNAYEQLIQMCMVTGNKRLAVRMLKNYKQMLGKEFCTKPPKWIFELLKNCDEGYGDFAVRSSKKRRVSK, encoded by the coding sequence ATGACGTATAGGGCAATTGCAATTGATGATGAACTGGCTTCTTTAAATCGTTTTTCAAGATTAATAGAAAATGAAAAAAGAATTGAACTATTGGATAGTTTTACTGTATCTGGAGATGCGCTGGGGTTTATAGAAAACAATTCTGTAGATCTGATTTTTTTAGACATAGAGATGCCGGATATGAACGGAATTGAACTGGCTGAAAAAATTTTGTCTATAAACCCTGAAGTTGAGATTATATTTATTACAGCCCATGAATCTTTTGCGCTTCAGGCATTTCATGTATATGCGTCAGGATATCTATTAAAGCCAGTTACCTGTGAGGATATTTCAAACATTATAAATATTAGTATAAAACGAAAAAATAAAAAGCAGTTGAATGAAGATGTGGACAACATGCTGTATGTAAACAGCTTTGGAAGTGTGGGCTGTTATGTACAACGTGAAACTCAGGAAGGCATTAAATGGCGCACATCAAAATGTGAAGAACTGATTATATATCTGGTTGAACAGAATAAGGCAGTGTCCAGGGAAAAATTAATTGAAGATTTATGGCCTGATATGAGTTATGACCATGCGGCTAAAAATCTGCATGTTACCTGTTATAATATAAGATCTGAATTGAAATTATACAATCTGGAGGATGTAATAGTTAAAAGATACGGTGTTTATGAAATTAATAAAAATAAAGTGATAAGTGATTATTGGGAATTTATTGATGCACTAAACCAGACAAAAGGAAATAAAATGGACTTTGAAAATATAGACCTGCTGATAAAAAAATACCAATTGGGGTATTTAAATAACAAGTACTATGAATGGTGTAACTTTGTAAAAGAGTGGATGGATATAGAAGTTGAAAAAATCCTTTATTCTATTTTAGAATCGTGTAACAATGATAATAACTTTGAGAAAGCAATTGATATTCTGCTAAAAATTATATCAATAAATGATTGTGACGATAATGCCTATGAGCAATTGATTCAAATGTGCATGGTAACCGGAAATAAAAGACTAGCTGTGAGAATGCTTAAGAATTACAAACAGATGTTAGGAAAAGAATTCTGCACAAAGCCGCCTAAATGGATTTTTGAGTTATTGAAGAACTGTGACGAAGGATATGGAGACTTTGCAGTGAGAAGTAGTAAGAAACGAAGGGTTAGTAAGTAG
- a CDS encoding InlB B-repeat-containing protein, whose protein sequence is MSISIKKMKFGMSRVLISMLLIITMLCSGNVYAEDMSGGSNNINGAVIPVITDIKFDGQVVLAEGLEGAAIGGEIQTKYTYGCGLGTGKVEEDTNATKYQWYASTTAKGTLMAIEGSDKPTYLVKKEDAGKYIRVGITPVSIKGKVGKETMSDAILVKYNLKFNDEFDYVAKNGRDSNLTKKWISDCALRYLGNPMTYQVRVPENVEVKDGQLLIYARNEHLSKYDYLDQKDHPHTWTAGNIFSKESFKYGVYECSYQYARASGLNQSFWAFTNVPADEKYGHCEPDFPEGHYPNELQINLLRMKGSKRIVDTFKYYAATNLADKMNKYTAYLRPNDVDSAWEAEQNQDTYQVFLNDCNVRKRKSLPYEIAPMNIYLSLAVFPEYAGELIPSEADNTVMKVDYVRFYEPLTKMYTVRFDVNGGIGNFSSWHVTEGQPSLALPDGTRLTAPATKLFDSWNTKPDGTGIKYAAGATIANVTADTTLYAQYVDMPKYTISFNPNGGTGNVPSLQVTEGQTSSALPDGSGFTAPTDMKFHLWNTKADGTGTMYVAGSTIPNVTADVTLYACYISKIKSIVFFKSSFVCYLSWRISEGQSTPAFPDGSGFKAPKGKKFDSWNTALDGTGTKYAAGTILTNVTTSMYLYAQYVDNTPQVIRTIRFNANGGTGSISSLQIVDGQTSAALPDGAGLTAPKGKKFDSWNTASDGSGTKYTAGATVVNVTTNVTLYAQYVDIPQVIHTISFDANGGTGTVTSIQVADGQASSVLPDGTGLTAPKGKKFDSWNTASDGSGTKYTAGATVVNVTTNVTLYAQYVDIPQVTRTITFDLNGGTGGVPSLQVADGQASSALPDGSSLTAPKGKKFDSWNTKADGSGIKYAVGATVGNVTSDMTLYAQYVDIPQVIHTISFDANEGTGGVSSQQVADGQASSALPDGSSLTAPKGKKFDSWNTKADGSGTKYTAGATVVNVTTNVTLYAQYVDIPQVTHTISFDANGGTGTVTSIQVADGQASSALADGTGLTAPTGSKFNSWNTKSDGSGIKYAAGATIPYVTSDMTLYAQYVTDSSSSGGSSHSGGSSSSGSTSTSDKIIIDKETKDHKLNINVESWVNPFTDVAKSDWFYKSVAILNQNNIMGGTDASAFSPDLGTNRGMIAAILYRLDGSEETFDSDFKDVTKGQYYANAVAWAQNKEIVTGYGNNIFAPNNNITREQLVSILWRYAGSPVVTDYNGIASFKDAFDISDYAKQAFTWAYQQEIISGNGSNSLNPKGLATRAEAAMMITNYVNLVKETKCK, encoded by the coding sequence ATGAGTATTAGCATCAAGAAAATGAAATTTGGCATGTCTAGGGTACTGATTTCAATGTTGCTAATCATTACCATGCTTTGTAGTGGAAATGTATATGCTGAAGATATGTCTGGAGGCTCTAATAACATTAATGGTGCTGTGATTCCAGTCATTACTGATATAAAATTTGACGGACAGGTAGTATTAGCAGAAGGTTTGGAAGGGGCTGCAATAGGAGGTGAAATACAAACAAAATATACTTATGGGTGTGGATTGGGTACGGGAAAGGTAGAGGAAGATACTAATGCAACTAAATATCAGTGGTATGCTTCAACAACAGCAAAAGGAACTCTTATGGCGATAGAAGGCTCTGACAAGCCTACTTATTTAGTAAAAAAGGAGGATGCCGGAAAATATATCCGAGTTGGAATTACACCTGTTTCTATCAAAGGAAAAGTAGGAAAGGAAACTATGTCCGATGCCATTTTAGTTAAATACAACTTAAAATTCAATGATGAATTTGACTATGTTGCAAAAAATGGTCGTGATTCTAATCTTACAAAAAAGTGGATATCAGATTGTGCACTCAGATATTTGGGAAATCCAATGACCTATCAAGTACGTGTGCCTGAAAATGTAGAAGTTAAAGATGGACAGCTTTTGATTTATGCCAGAAATGAACATTTGTCTAAATATGATTATTTGGATCAAAAAGATCATCCGCATACATGGACAGCAGGTAATATATTTAGTAAAGAGAGTTTTAAGTATGGGGTGTATGAATGCTCCTACCAGTATGCAAGAGCTTCAGGATTAAATCAGAGCTTTTGGGCTTTTACAAATGTACCTGCTGATGAAAAGTATGGTCATTGTGAACCTGATTTTCCTGAGGGACACTATCCCAATGAACTTCAAATCAACTTACTTAGAATGAAAGGCAGTAAAAGAATTGTTGATACTTTTAAATATTATGCTGCTACGAACCTGGCAGACAAGATGAATAAATATACTGCATATCTTAGACCTAATGATGTTGATTCTGCGTGGGAAGCAGAACAGAATCAGGATACATATCAGGTTTTTTTAAACGATTGTAATGTTAGAAAAAGAAAAAGTTTACCATATGAAATAGCACCTATGAATATATATTTATCTTTAGCAGTATTTCCTGAATATGCAGGTGAGTTAATACCATCAGAAGCAGATAATACAGTTATGAAGGTTGATTATGTGAGATTTTATGAGCCTTTAACCAAAATGTATACCGTCCGCTTTGATGTAAATGGAGGTATAGGAAACTTCTCTTCATGGCATGTAACAGAAGGGCAACCTTCCTTAGCATTACCAGATGGAACCAGATTGACAGCACCAGCAACAAAACTGTTTGACAGTTGGAATACCAAGCCAGATGGAACAGGGATAAAGTATGCAGCAGGTGCAACAATTGCAAATGTGACGGCGGATACGACCTTATATGCACAATATGTGGATATGCCCAAATATACAATCAGCTTTAATCCAAACGGAGGAACAGGAAATGTACCTTCATTGCAGGTAACTGAGGGACAGACTTCTTCAGCACTACCAGATGGAAGTGGATTTACCGCACCAACAGATATGAAGTTTCACCTCTGGAACACGAAAGCAGATGGAACTGGAACAATGTATGTAGCAGGATCAACAATACCAAATGTAACAGCAGATGTGACCCTATATGCATGTTATATTAGTAAAATTAAGTCTATAGTTTTTTTTAAGAGCAGTTTTGTATGTTATTTATCATGGCGAATATCTGAGGGACAGTCTACTCCAGCCTTTCCAGATGGAAGTGGATTTAAAGCACCAAAAGGCAAGAAGTTTGACAGTTGGAACACAGCATTAGATGGAACAGGAACCAAGTATGCAGCAGGAACAATCCTTACAAATGTAACAACAAGTATGTACTTATATGCACAGTATGTGGACAATACACCACAGGTAATCCGTACCATAAGATTTAATGCAAATGGAGGGACAGGAAGTATTTCTTCGTTACAAATAGTAGATGGACAGACTTCCGCAGCATTACCAGATGGAGCAGGACTAACAGCACCAAAAGGCAAGAAGTTTGACAGCTGGAATACAGCATCAGACGGAAGCGGGACTAAGTATACAGCAGGAGCAACGGTTGTAAATGTGACAACAAATGTGACGCTGTATGCACAGTATGTGGATATACCGCAGGTAATTCATACCATAAGCTTTGATGCAAACGGAGGAACAGGAACTGTAACCTCAATACAGGTAGCAGATGGACAAGCCTCATCCGTATTACCAGATGGAACAGGGCTGACAGCACCAAAAGGCAAGAAGTTTGACAGCTGGAATACAGCATCAGACGGAAGCGGGACTAAGTATACAGCAGGAGCAACGGTTGTAAATGTGACAACAAATGTGACGCTGTATGCACAGTATGTGGATATACCGCAAGTAACTCGAACAATTACCTTTGATTTAAACGGAGGCACCGGAGGCGTTCCTTCATTGCAGGTAGCAGATGGACAGGCATCTTCAGCATTACCTGATGGAAGCAGCTTGACTGCGCCAAAAGGGAAGAAGTTTGACAGCTGGAACACGAAGGCAGATGGAAGCGGAATCAAATATGCTGTAGGAGCAACCGTTGGAAATGTAACATCCGATATGACCTTGTATGCACAGTATGTGGATATACCGCAGGTAATTCATACCATAAGCTTTGATGCAAACGAAGGAACCGGAGGCGTTTCTTCACAGCAGGTAGCAGATGGACAGGCATCTTCAGCATTACCTGATGGAAGCAGCTTGACTGCACCAAAAGGCAAGAAGTTTGACAGCTGGAACACAAAGGCAGACGGAAGCGGGACTAAGTATACAGCAGGAGCAACGGTTGTAAATGTGACAACAAATGTGACGCTGTATGCACAGTATGTGGATATACCGCAGGTAACTCATACCATAAGCTTTGATGCAAACGGAGGAACAGGAACTGTAACCTCAATACAGGTAGCAGATGGACAAGCTTCATCTGCATTAGCAGATGGAACAGGACTGACAGCACCGACGGGCAGTAAGTTTAACAGCTGGAACACCAAGTCAGATGGAAGTGGAATCAAATATGCTGCAGGTGCAACAATTCCATATGTAACATCAGATATGACCTTATATGCACAGTATGTAACGGATTCAAGCAGCAGTGGTGGAAGTAGCCACAGTGGCGGAAGTTCTTCTTCAGGAAGTACATCAACCAGCGATAAAATCATAATTGATAAAGAAACGAAGGACCATAAGTTAAACATTAATGTGGAAAGCTGGGTTAATCCATTTACCGATGTGGCAAAATCAGACTGGTTCTATAAGAGCGTGGCAATCCTTAATCAGAATAATATAATGGGGGGTACAGATGCTTCTGCATTTTCACCAGATTTAGGCACCAATCGTGGAATGATTGCAGCCATACTATATAGATTGGATGGCTCTGAGGAAACCTTTGACAGTGATTTTAAAGATGTGACGAAAGGACAGTATTATGCCAATGCTGTTGCATGGGCACAAAATAAAGAAATCGTTACAGGATATGGAAACAATATCTTTGCTCCAAATAATAATATTACACGTGAACAGTTAGTTTCTATTCTTTGGAGATATGCGGGTTCTCCTGTGGTTACAGATTATAATGGTATAGCATCATTTAAAGATGCCTTCGATATATCAGATTATGCAAAGCAGGCATTTACATGGGCTTATCAGCAAGAAATAATCAGTGGGAATGGGAGTAATTCACTTAATCCAAAAGGACTGGCTACCAGAGCAGAGGCTGCCATGATGATTACAAATTATGTGAATCTAGTAAAAGAAACTAAATGTAAATAG
- a CDS encoding histidine kinase encodes MGKKVVVPIISFIVFIIIVYIYVIGCSKASEGNHIVVENGVIDLRAYDIAVESKPINLDGVWEFYPNQFTKNFSKENEFVPFYVPDNWKGRISSDKKSAFGYGTFHLKILMNPKQESQLLGLKVNDIKVAHRIFVNGKEISKDGIVGKDITDYEPKSKSYSVFFQNNEPVLDLAIWVSNYHSVKLGGIIKPVYFGTQSQILAVQEDYILIETIIISMVFIIAATLLGGFFINRNLNFLYCGLYGFSSIVLFSTNGEDLLYRIMPYLSYLDFQRIHSIAILTCILFFIVYMVSIMPPVYNKYIVGTIETSVAILAVLCLYFSTYTINLISYYASFGCMFILFYILQGIVFTAFRRNSETVLYAMSLFSVLLGLISYSPHFYFAGYYNYYVIIFAAFQFILARAFLTIKRQKVDHQLVELMTEELNQVNTLREELIIKTSREFKSQFLMMCSFLKLILEDEKDRISFESLHKLKFLMDSLERLSRVTTTINDIVKVDDGENEKSSKEVEIKNLLEGIVNVYGFIYSEVKCNIYLKVPDQNVFVKGDSDKLIYIILSIFDSALLNLYAGDINIILVPKINCIELVVSTSGNDTLSPDIKQALDEQFISMNDAFPYSFSEMGLGLTKKLVDGLGGSIKCYSNRNFKKTCLYLPLAAIKESTTVDSSENNCNQKIGREIDINFTQNNQNGSQTILIIDDDKDNLNFLFHVLSRENYHIVLQSLSDEALNIKNNYSQIDLVIINLVITNALSFDRCKMIREQFSMIELPILILTSPVSEKFIHLALNAGANDIIQKPIHPDELKARIVSLLNIKSLSESKQSYEMAFLNAQIKPHFLFNALNSLVNLCETDPVRASDLVIAIANFLRGTLNFSNTDKLIPLEKEIAITKAYLGIEASRFNNLAINYDMDNTDGFFIPPLSIQILAENVIKHVIKSSTKQYMITISIKKKKDNILKIKIEDNGEGLSEETIANLLKKPVKDGSIGIYNVNTRLKTFCDSNLEYITSGNGTSVVFYIRG; translated from the coding sequence ATGGGGAAAAAAGTAGTAGTTCCTATAATCAGCTTTATAGTATTTATTATTATAGTGTACATTTATGTTATAGGATGCAGTAAAGCTTCTGAAGGTAATCATATCGTCGTAGAGAATGGGGTAATAGATTTAAGAGCCTATGACATTGCTGTAGAGTCTAAACCCATTAATCTGGACGGAGTGTGGGAATTTTATCCTAACCAGTTTACAAAGAATTTCAGTAAGGAAAACGAATTTGTTCCATTTTATGTACCAGACAACTGGAAAGGAAGGATTTCTTCAGATAAAAAAAGTGCTTTTGGGTATGGGACATTTCATCTGAAAATCCTCATGAATCCTAAGCAGGAATCTCAGCTACTGGGGCTAAAAGTAAATGATATCAAAGTAGCACATAGGATTTTTGTTAATGGAAAGGAAATTTCAAAGGATGGTATCGTAGGAAAAGATATTACTGATTATGAGCCAAAGAGTAAAAGCTATTCAGTATTTTTCCAAAACAATGAACCGGTATTGGATTTAGCAATTTGGGTTTCAAATTATCATTCAGTTAAATTGGGCGGAATAATCAAACCTGTTTACTTTGGCACTCAATCACAGATTCTGGCAGTACAGGAAGACTATATACTAATTGAAACCATAATAATCTCCATGGTATTTATTATTGCTGCTACTTTGCTAGGTGGATTTTTTATAAACAGAAACCTGAATTTCTTATATTGTGGCCTTTATGGGTTTTCATCAATAGTGTTGTTTTCAACAAATGGAGAAGATTTATTGTATAGAATAATGCCGTATTTATCCTATTTAGATTTTCAAAGGATACATTCTATTGCAATTTTAACTTGTATACTATTTTTTATAGTATATATGGTGTCTATCATGCCACCGGTTTACAATAAATACATAGTTGGCACTATAGAAACTTCTGTTGCAATACTAGCTGTACTTTGTTTGTATTTTTCAACCTATACCATTAATTTAATTAGTTATTATGCATCTTTTGGGTGCATGTTTATTCTTTTTTATATTTTGCAGGGCATAGTATTTACTGCATTTAGACGGAATTCAGAGACAGTGTTATATGCAATGAGTCTATTTTCAGTATTGCTTGGGTTAATAAGTTATTCACCGCATTTTTATTTTGCAGGCTATTATAATTATTATGTTATTATCTTTGCTGCATTTCAGTTTATTTTAGCAAGAGCATTTTTAACAATTAAAAGACAAAAAGTAGACCATCAACTGGTAGAGTTGATGACAGAAGAGCTTAATCAAGTGAATACACTCAGAGAAGAATTAATTATAAAAACATCCAGGGAATTTAAATCCCAGTTTCTCATGATGTGCAGTTTTTTAAAGCTTATTTTAGAAGATGAAAAGGATAGAATCTCATTTGAGAGCCTGCATAAATTAAAATTTCTTATGGATTCACTGGAAAGACTAAGCAGAGTAACAACTACTATAAATGATATTGTAAAGGTAGATGATGGTGAAAATGAAAAAAGTTCAAAAGAAGTCGAAATCAAAAATTTGTTGGAAGGGATAGTAAATGTATATGGTTTTATCTATTCTGAAGTAAAGTGTAATATCTATTTAAAGGTTCCTGACCAGAATGTATTTGTCAAAGGAGACTCAGACAAATTAATTTACATAATACTAAGCATTTTTGACAGCGCATTACTTAATTTATATGCTGGGGATATTAATATAATTCTGGTTCCAAAAATTAATTGTATTGAGCTGGTTGTATCAACATCGGGTAATGATACTTTAAGCCCAGACATCAAGCAAGCTTTAGACGAACAGTTTATAAGTATGAATGATGCTTTTCCATATAGTTTTAGTGAAATGGGTTTAGGTTTAACAAAAAAATTAGTGGATGGGCTTGGTGGCAGTATAAAATGTTACTCAAATCGGAACTTCAAAAAAACATGTCTGTATTTACCTCTGGCTGCAATAAAAGAGTCTACAACCGTTGATTCCTCTGAAAATAATTGCAATCAGAAAATCGGCAGAGAGATTGATATTAATTTCACACAAAACAATCAAAATGGTTCCCAAACCATATTAATCATTGATGACGATAAAGATAATTTAAATTTTCTTTTTCATGTATTGTCAAGAGAAAATTATCATATAGTCTTACAATCATTGAGCGATGAAGCTTTAAATATAAAGAACAATTATTCCCAGATTGATCTGGTTATTATAAATTTAGTGATAACCAATGCTTTAAGCTTTGACAGATGTAAAATGATTCGTGAACAATTTAGCATGATTGAGCTGCCCATATTGATTTTAACTTCTCCAGTCAGTGAAAAATTCATTCATTTAGCTTTGAATGCAGGTGCCAATGATATAATCCAGAAACCCATTCATCCAGATGAACTAAAAGCCAGGATTGTTTCATTATTGAATATAAAATCTTTAAGTGAGTCTAAACAGAGTTATGAGATGGCTTTTCTTAATGCGCAGATTAAGCCGCATTTTCTCTTTAACGCACTGAATTCTTTAGTGAATTTATGTGAAACAGATCCCGTACGGGCCTCGGACCTTGTTATTGCCATAGCAAATTTCTTAAGAGGGACACTGAATTTTTCTAATACCGACAAGTTAATACCTCTCGAAAAAGAAATAGCCATAACAAAAGCCTATCTTGGAATTGAAGCAAGCCGATTTAACAATTTAGCAATAAATTATGACATGGATAATACTGATGGATTCTTTATTCCGCCGTTGAGCATCCAGATTTTAGCTGAAAATGTCATTAAACATGTAATTAAATCCAGTACAAAACAATATATGATTACTATTTCAATAAAGAAAAAGAAGGACAACATACTGAAAATCAAAATTGAAGATAATGGTGAGGGACTCTCTGAAGAGACTATTGCCAATCTTTTAAAAAAACCTGTTAAAGATGGAAGTATTGGTATTTACAATGTAAACACCAGATTAAAAACCTTTTGCGATTCAAATTTGGAGTATATTACATCAGGGAATGGTACTAGTGTAGTGTTTTATATAAGGGGGTAA